In Sphingobacterium sp. lm-10, the DNA window TTTTAATTATCAGGCCGCACCGATTGCAGAACAGTTTCTTTTAGACAAGGATATCATTAAGTTTGGAGATGATACATTGGAAGCGATTCTAGCTCCGGGCCACTCACCAGCTCACTTGTGCTTCTATTCTGCTAAACACAATTTTTTGATCGGAGGAGATGTCTTATTCCGCAATAGTATCGGGCGAACAGATCTTCCGGGAGGAAATCACACACAACTACTACAAAGTATTACTGAAAGAATTTACACCTTGCCTGAAAAAACCACGGTATACCCTGGCCACGGACCAAGTACGACAATTGGTTTCGAAAAAACCAGTAACCCGTTCATCCAAGGTTAATCATGAAGTTGCCTTTATTCTTCGCCAAGCGATACCTGTTTTCAAAGAAATCAGTAAATGCCATCAATATCATCTCCTCCATTAGTGTAGTCGGTGTGTTGGTCAGTAGCGCTGCGTTGGTGATCGTGCTATCTTTCTATAATGGTATGGAGCAGTTCATATTGTCGCAGTATAGCGTCTTCTCTCCAGATCTGCGAATAGAACCTACAACCGGAAAGGTCTTTGATGCCAACGATCCAATCTTTCAAAATCTTCGTGCTAATACAAGCTTCAAATCATATAGTGAAATTCTGGAAGACCGAGTACTTGTACA includes these proteins:
- a CDS encoding MBL fold metallo-hydrolase, coding for MIAIECLTYNPYQENTYVLYNEQKDCIIVDPGMHNAHEEQHFQSYIKENGLNPVLLLNTHCHVDHVLGNKCVYDNFGLLAQFHEGEIPVLMEVQNYAPQMGFNYQAAPIAEQFLLDKDIIKFGDDTLEAILAPGHSPAHLCFYSAKHNFLIGGDVLFRNSIGRTDLPGGNHTQLLQSITERIYTLPEKTTVYPGHGPSTTIGFEKTSNPFIQG